Proteins encoded together in one Vulcanisaeta thermophila window:
- a CDS encoding carboxypeptidase M32 — protein sequence MSLNELLREYRSIWALDHATSLLEWDLEVNMPTEGSSARGEALAQLALIRRERLLRLKDLVDRVAESGSLDDFGKGVVRVLRRELKYYTAVPPEVIEELNKTTTKAAVVWREARRESNYSKFKPYLAKIIELERVIAEKLGYEGHPYNALLDLYEEGFTVNDADAVFNELIPNLKSILDKVMSEGYFPSKHALEDVEYDVNSMRRVNEELLKILEMPVGTRFRMDVSAHPFTIGMSINDVRITTRYEGRDFRSTMFSVIHESGHAIYELNLDPALEGTPVGRGVSMGIHESQSRFWENIIGRSREFVRIVYPILRSELPFLTGYSEDDIYRYFNIVRPSLIRVDADEVTYNFHIALRYEIEKGVIAGKLGVDDLPALWDDYMDKYLGVRPRSDSEGVLQDIHWSQGSFGYFPTYTLGNVVAGMIYVKLPGLRDMIRGRRFGEIKEILRERIHKYGAIYPPKELLMRSFNDTYNPSYLLQYLREKYLEHKW from the coding sequence GTGTCGCTGAATGAATTACTCAGGGAGTACAGGTCAATATGGGCCTTGGACCACGCCACATCACTCCTTGAGTGGGATCTCGAGGTTAACATGCCCACGGAGGGCTCCTCGGCCAGGGGTGAGGCATTGGCTCAGTTGGCGTTGATCCGTAGGGAGAGACTATTGAGGCTTAAGGACCTTGTGGATAGGGTTGCCGAGTCCGGCAGCCTTGATGATTTTGGGAAAGGCGTTGTTAGGGTGCTGAGGAGGGAGCTTAAGTACTACACCGCCGTGCCCCCTGAGGTTATTGAGGAATTGAACAAAACCACCACGAAGGCAGCCGTGGTCTGGAGGGAGGCGAGGCGTGAGAGTAATTATAGCAAGTTCAAACCATACCTAGCAAAGATTATCGAGCTGGAGAGGGTAATTGCGGAAAAGCTTGGTTATGAGGGGCACCCATACAATGCACTCCTGGATCTCTACGAGGAGGGGTTCACGGTTAACGACGCTGACGCAGTATTTAACGAGTTAATACCGAACCTGAAGTCCATATTGGACAAGGTAATGAGTGAGGGTTACTTCCCAAGCAAGCACGCGCTCGAGGATGTGGAGTACGATGTGAATAGCATGAGGAGGGTTAATGAGGAGTTGCTCAAAATACTTGAAATGCCCGTGGGTACGCGGTTTAGGATGGACGTCTCGGCCCACCCATTTACCATAGGAATGTCCATCAATGACGTAAGGATAACCACGAGGTACGAGGGGAGGGACTTTAGATCCACCATGTTCTCAGTAATACACGAAAGTGGGCATGCAATCTATGAGTTGAATCTGGACCCAGCCCTTGAGGGGACGCCAGTGGGTCGTGGGGTCTCCATGGGTATTCACGAGAGCCAATCTAGGTTTTGGGAGAATATTATTGGTAGGTCTAGGGAGTTCGTAAGGATAGTGTACCCAATACTCAGGAGTGAGCTACCCTTCCTAACGGGCTATAGCGAGGATGATATTTACAGGTACTTTAATATTGTGAGGCCAAGCCTCATTAGGGTTGATGCCGACGAGGTTACTTACAACTTCCATATTGCGCTTAGGTATGAAATTGAGAAGGGTGTTATAGCTGGTAAGCTTGGTGTTGATGACCTACCAGCCCTCTGGGATGACTACATGGATAAGTACCTAGGGGTTAGGCCCAGGAGCGACTCTGAGGGTGTGCTTCAGGATATTCACTGGAGCCAGGGATCCTTTGGCTACTTCCCCACGTACACGCTGGGCAATGTCGTGGCTGGCATGATATACGTGAAATTACCTGGGCTCAGGGACATGATACGTGGGAGAAGGTTCGGGGAAATTAAGGAGATCCTTAGGGAGAGGATTCATAAGTATGGTGCCATATACCCACCTAAGGAGTTGCTAATGAGGTCGTTTAACGACACGTACAACCCCAGCTACTTGCTTCAGTACCTTAGGGAGAAGTACCTTGAGCATAAATGGTGA
- a CDS encoding YraN family protein, whose amino-acid sequence MINVGNVGMRFEDYVAELLSKLGFRILNRRAKVMVNGVEVGEVDLIAEDSAGNKYAVEVKSGKVDVSGVRQAYINARVLNAKPMVIARGFSNDSSRALAEELGVSVINLEDAVVLTTEELRTVIEGAIYGALDELINSLMALMSKANDEVMSRVLSAVLKCDNWSCVCASLNIGEADCGSFISMVRRELGIGSTSLSKLKTITRLYYLLISILRGDKTLKG is encoded by the coding sequence GTGATTAATGTGGGTAATGTGGGTATGAGGTTTGAGGACTACGTGGCAGAGCTACTTAGTAAGTTGGGGTTTAGGATCCTTAACAGGAGGGCCAAGGTGATGGTTAATGGTGTGGAGGTGGGGGAGGTGGACTTGATAGCCGAGGACTCCGCAGGTAATAAGTACGCGGTTGAGGTGAAGTCGGGCAAGGTGGATGTCAGTGGTGTAAGGCAGGCATACATTAATGCGAGGGTCCTTAATGCTAAGCCCATGGTCATAGCCAGGGGGTTCAGCAATGACTCGAGCAGGGCACTCGCCGAGGAATTGGGCGTTTCGGTAATAAACCTGGAGGATGCGGTTGTGCTAACCACGGAGGAGTTGAGGACTGTGATTGAGGGGGCCATTTACGGGGCCCTTGACGAATTAATAAACTCATTAATGGCCCTAATGAGTAAGGCGAATGATGAGGTTATGAGTAGGGTGTTGAGCGCTGTGCTTAAGTGCGATAATTGGTCCTGTGTCTGTGCATCACTAAACATTGGCGAGGCTGATTGTGGATCCTTCATAAGCATGGTCAGGAGGGAGCTGGGTATTGGGAGCACATCCCTCAGTAAGCTGAAGACCATCACTAGGCTTTACTACCTCTTGATAAGTATACTTCGTGGCGATAAAACACTTAAGGGTTAA
- the rrp42 gene encoding exosome complex protein Rrp42: protein MLSVTQGREVIPKLKQEALRKMATQGVRIDNRPLNAYRNLSIRVGVLRTADGSSLVSLGDTKVMAGVKVDVGKPFEDTPDEGALIVNLEISPTASPDVEPGPPDENAVEMARVVDRAIRHSGFIDFKSLSIVTGKHAWFLWVDLYVLNHDGNIIDASTIAAVTALASTSLPKVELDPSGNILRIDRTSRSPLKVNMDRMPLTITHAKMENMLIVDPTREEEELSDGIYVIGISGSNIVAIQKVTGAFTTDEINSMISNSLNQYQRLREAVMAALQNPVSELKL from the coding sequence ATGCTCAGTGTTACGCAGGGTAGGGAGGTAATACCAAAGCTTAAGCAGGAGGCTCTGAGGAAGATGGCAACCCAGGGCGTTAGGATTGACAATAGGCCACTGAATGCCTACAGGAACTTAAGCATTAGGGTGGGTGTCCTAAGAACCGCTGATGGGAGCTCCCTGGTATCCCTCGGGGACACTAAGGTCATGGCCGGCGTTAAGGTTGATGTGGGGAAGCCCTTTGAGGACACCCCAGATGAGGGCGCATTGATTGTTAACCTGGAGATCTCACCCACCGCATCACCGGATGTTGAGCCAGGCCCGCCTGATGAGAATGCGGTGGAGATGGCGAGGGTTGTGGATAGGGCCATTAGGCACAGCGGCTTCATAGACTTTAAATCCCTATCAATAGTTACGGGTAAGCACGCCTGGTTCCTCTGGGTTGATCTATACGTGCTTAATCACGATGGTAACATCATCGATGCCTCCACAATAGCCGCGGTGACCGCCCTGGCAAGTACGTCATTACCCAAGGTGGAGTTGGATCCCTCTGGGAACATATTAAGGATAGATAGGACCTCCAGGTCACCATTGAAGGTGAACATGGATAGGATGCCCCTAACAATAACCCATGCCAAGATGGAGAACATGCTCATAGTGGATCCCACGAGGGAGGAGGAGGAATTATCGGATGGAATCTACGTTATTGGGATCTCGGGTAGTAACATAGTGGCCATTCAGAAGGTCACGGGGGCCTTCACAACCGATGAGATAAACAGCATGATTAGCAACTCCCTTAATCAGTACCAGAGGCTTAGGGAGGCCGTGATGGCGGCCCTTCAAAACCCAGTTTCCGAGTTAAAACTGTAA
- a CDS encoding S-methyl-5-thioribose-1-phosphate isomerase — protein sequence MKISIEELKQIIRPKLKMKPIIWRDEDNTLLLLDQRKLPFEEVYVEIRDPDSTANAIREMIVRGAPAIGITAAYGMVLAVAHGRASTLDEAIKELGRARDVLNRARPTAQNLFWATNRMLLRAEKAVHDGEVRSVKELVEVLKVEANRIFDEEFEAELKMGLYGLEKINDGDTILTQCNAGGLATGTGIGTATAPVRVAHALGIRVSVIAPETRPWLQGARLTVYELMADGIPVTLITDTAVGYVMYKGMVSSVMVGADRILRDGHVFNKIGTFKEAVIAHELGIPFYAVAPSSTFDLRSSVDDVKIEERDPDEVRKIRGVPITLDNVRVFNPVFDVTPPKYVTALITEKGIIYPPFEKNVPRIIGGDI from the coding sequence ATGAAGATTAGTATTGAAGAGTTAAAGCAAATAATACGACCAAAGTTAAAAATGAAACCAATAATATGGAGGGACGAGGACAATACATTATTACTGCTTGACCAGAGGAAGCTACCCTTTGAGGAAGTCTATGTTGAGATTAGGGACCCGGACTCCACTGCAAACGCCATTAGGGAAATGATAGTCAGGGGTGCCCCTGCAATAGGGATTACCGCGGCTTACGGCATGGTGCTTGCCGTGGCTCACGGAAGGGCATCAACGCTTGATGAGGCGATTAAGGAGCTGGGCAGGGCTAGGGATGTACTTAACAGGGCAAGGCCCACGGCCCAAAACCTCTTCTGGGCCACTAACAGGATGCTCCTGAGGGCCGAGAAGGCGGTGCATGATGGTGAGGTGAGGAGCGTTAAGGAGTTGGTTGAGGTGCTTAAGGTTGAGGCTAATAGGATATTTGATGAGGAGTTCGAGGCCGAGCTTAAGATGGGGCTTTACGGGCTGGAGAAGATCAACGACGGCGATACAATACTAACCCAGTGCAACGCAGGTGGACTGGCCACTGGGACTGGTATAGGCACAGCAACCGCGCCCGTGAGGGTTGCCCACGCACTGGGCATTAGGGTATCCGTAATAGCGCCCGAGACTAGGCCATGGCTTCAGGGAGCCAGGCTAACGGTCTATGAATTAATGGCTGATGGTATACCCGTTACCCTGATCACGGACACGGCGGTCGGCTACGTCATGTACAAGGGCATGGTCAGTAGCGTGATGGTTGGTGCAGACAGGATACTGAGGGATGGTCATGTGTTTAATAAGATTGGTACGTTTAAGGAGGCCGTGATAGCCCATGAACTGGGTATACCATTCTACGCAGTGGCTCCATCATCAACCTTCGACCTGAGGAGTAGTGTTGATGATGTTAAGATTGAGGAGAGGGATCCGGATGAGGTTAGGAAGATAAGGGGCGTCCCCATAACCCTTGATAACGTTAGGGTCTTCAACCCAGTCTTTGACGTAACGCCGCCTAAGTACGTGACAGCCCTCATAACTGAGAAGGGAATAATCTACCCTCCCTTCGAGAAGAATGTGCCGAGGATAATTGGTGGGGATATTTAA
- the rrp41 gene encoding exosome complex exonuclease Rrp41 codes for MGKQPPVPLLVNGRRSDGRLPNEHRPVRMEVGVLSNATGSALVAYGNTVILAAVYGPREVTQKHLELPDRAILRVRYHMAPFSTSEGRKSPTPTRREIEISKVIRTALEPVVLLERFPRTAIDVYIEVLQADGSTRVTGITAASLALADAGIPMRDLVTGVSVGKVMGTIVVDLNQLEDNYGEGDMPLAIVYGRKLITLMQADGEWTPSEVSQALDMAFKAAGEIYRLQKETLKSKYVESTVTFI; via the coding sequence ATGGGTAAGCAACCCCCAGTGCCGTTGCTGGTCAATGGCAGGAGGAGTGATGGTAGGTTACCCAATGAGCATAGGCCCGTGAGGATGGAGGTTGGCGTGCTCAGTAATGCCACGGGCAGCGCCCTGGTGGCTTACGGAAACACGGTCATACTGGCGGCTGTTTATGGCCCTAGGGAGGTAACCCAGAAACACCTGGAACTGCCTGATAGGGCCATACTGAGGGTTAGGTATCACATGGCCCCATTCAGCACCTCAGAGGGTAGGAAGAGCCCCACACCTACAAGGCGTGAGATTGAGATCTCCAAGGTGATAAGGACAGCCCTGGAGCCCGTGGTCCTCCTCGAGAGGTTCCCAAGGACAGCCATTGATGTCTACATAGAGGTTCTCCAGGCCGATGGTAGCACCAGGGTCACTGGGATAACGGCCGCATCGCTGGCGTTGGCGGATGCTGGGATACCCATGAGGGACCTGGTGACTGGGGTCTCCGTGGGTAAGGTCATGGGCACCATAGTCGTTGACCTAAACCAACTGGAGGATAATTACGGAGAGGGTGATATGCCCCTTGCCATTGTTTACGGCAGGAAATTAATAACCCTAATGCAGGCCGATGGTGAGTGGACGCCCAGCGAGGTGAGCCAGGCATTGGATATGGCCTTCAAAGCCGCTGGGGAGATATACAGGCTTCAGAAGGAGACCCTGAAGAGTAAGTATGTGGAGTCCACGGTGACGTTTATCTAA